In Candidatus Poribacteria bacterium, the sequence TTTTTCTGCCAAAACTGGTACCATTTCCCCTCGATTTCCTGAGGGGCGTAGATTTTCGGAAGATTTGTCATATTTTTAAGGTTCCTTGCGGTTAAACGACGATGCTTGTGACTTGACAGTTTTCTATCATATCCGCCTGCGTGTTTTTGCTTGGGCATTTTCTGCGTATTGTTGCAGGCTACTATTTATGGCATCACCAGAAACCCCGCTTATAATGTAATAGACAGTGGTCATATTCTTAGCTTTCCTTGCGGTTCGTTGACGGCTATACACGTAGCACCGTTAGGCGAAGAGAGGTTCTACCCATCCATATGTCCCTTTGGTTTCCATCTCATAAATTAGGTTTACCTGCCGCGTTTCGGCATTTAAAAACAGAAGAAATCCCGAATCCGAACCTTGAAGTTCCGTTGTAGCTTCCGTCAGCGTCAGAGGCTTAGATGCAAACTTATCCTGTGTTGACACGACCACAGGGGTATCAATCCCTTCAACTTCGAGGGATGTCTCCACCTCATCTGGATTGAGCCGCGCCACTACCTCCCGATGGGGCACAATATTTCGGCGGTCTTTCACCCGATCCCTGTAACGTCGGATCTGGCTGATTATCTTATCTGTGACAATATCCAACGCAGACAGGATCTCATGAGTCTCACTCTTTGCATAGAATGACACGCGTGGTGCTGTCACTATCATCTCCGCATCAAATCGGTGTTTCTCAGATTTGAGAACGACATTGAGTTCCTGCATCCCGTTGAAACGCGCCGCAA encodes:
- the raiA gene encoding ribosome-associated translation inhibitor RaiA; the protein is MPTKERTFSELLKNRRLAMKVTYSGHNLKITDDIHAYILKRADKIAARFNGMQELNVVLKSEKHRFDAEMIVTAPRVSFYAKSETHEILSALDIVTDKIISQIRRYRDRVKDRRNIVPHREVVARLNPDEVETSLEVEGIDTPVVVSTQDKFASKPLTLTEATTELQGSDSGFLLFLNAETRQVNLIYEMETKGTYGWVEPLFA